The genomic window CGATAGACGTCGTCGAGGGACAGGCCGCGCGCAACCATCAGCACCTGCGTCCAGTAGAGCAGCTGGCTGATCTCCTCGGCCAGCGCCTCGTCGGGTTCGTGCTCGGCGGCCAGCCACACCTCGCCGGCCTCCTCGAGGATCTTCTTGCCCAGCCCGTGGATACCGCCGTCGAGCGCGGCGACGGTCGCACTGCCTGCCGGTCGGGTGCGGGCACGCTCGCCGAGCTCGGCGAACAGCTCCTCAAAGGTCTTCACGGCCAGCGATTGTTCCATGCGCCGACCGGCGAAGTCACGGCGGTTTCGGCTCACCTACTGGTCAATCACCAGATTGCTTCGCTCTCAGTCAAATCCGGCGAGCGCGATGCGCAGCGCATCTTCCAACTCGACGTGAAAGGGCGGGCTCGCGCTGACATCGGAGGCCAGCCAGCGATCGAGCACGAATTTGACCGTGGCCACGCTGGTATGAACCAGCAGCGCCGGCCGGATGTCAACCTCTGCATCGACACCCATGCGAGCGGCCACCTGCTCGATGAACTCAAGCAGATCGGATTCGCTGACCAGCATCGATTGACTCAACAAGTGAGGCGCAGCAGCGACCGCCTGACGCCACGTATCCAAGTCCTCGACCTCACTGATTTCTTGGGCACGGGCGACGGCGAGCTGTATCAACGCCTCGACCGCCGATTCGTCAGACGGTCTCGCGCCGTACAAGCCAACAGACTCGGCACTCGCCTCGCGCACGGGAGCG from Mycobacterium shigaense includes these protein-coding regions:
- a CDS encoding phosphoribosyl-ATP diphosphatase produces the protein MEQSLAVKTFEELFAELGERARTRPAGSATVAALDGGIHGLGKKILEEAGEVWLAAEHEPDEALAEEISQLLYWTQVLMVARGLSLDDVYRKL
- a CDS encoding TetR family transcriptional regulator gives rise to the protein MPSANTGSLRDRRRAELLSQIHRTAHQLFAERGFEAVTTEDIAAAAGISISTYFRYAPTKEGLLIAPVREASAESVGLYGARPSDESAVEALIQLAVARAQEISEVEDLDTWRQAVAAAPHLLSQSMLVSESDLLEFIEQVAARMGVDAEVDIRPALLVHTSVATVKFVLDRWLASDVSASPPFHVELEDALRIALAGFD